The genomic segment ATTTAGCTGATGATTTTTGCGCCAGTTGATGGTGAGGTTAATGATAGCTTCATTCGTAAATTTTTCGTCAATAATCGAAAAGTATATCGACAAATTATAGTTAACTATACAGTAAACTAATCATGAATTATTTATGCATCAATTCCTATTTATGAGTTCATTGAGATATCTGAGCTATTACTTTTCCTTTTGGATTAGCTTGATATATGTGTTTTCTTCCTTCTATTCTTTCCTCAATAAGTCCGTTTGATAATAATTCTTTAATGGCTCTATATACTGATGGTTTCGGTTTCTCTAATTTTTTAGATAACTCTGTGAGGTTTATTGCTTTATTTTCTATTATTGTCCTTAAAACTTGCAATGCGAAGTTTGAAAGGGAAATTTTTAAAGTTACATAACTGAGGAAGGATATGTCTAATCTTTCCTTTAGGTCTTCCGTCCATATGAGAATTTCTAATCTTCTTGGTTCTATTGCTACTATGGCTGAAATTAATGTAATTATTCCCATCACTCTCATGCCACCACTAATATCTATAAGCACTTTACTTTTCTTTAAGTTGGAAAAG from the Candidatus Methanomethylicota archaeon genome contains:
- the csa3 gene encoding CRISPR-associated CARF protein Csa3 — its product is MIMTDTIVVFTVGFDTKFQFKTILEQGQKASKFVAIINSDKNEKTISAIDTLKKFLSEYLEKSFETLEIDFSKPEEAFQTLVKYFSNLKKSKVLIDISGGMRVMGIITLISAIVAIEPRRLEILIWTEDLKERLDISFLSYVTLKISLSNFALQVLRTIIENKAINLTELSKKLEKPKPSVYRAIKELLSNGLIEERIEGRKHIYQANPKGKVIAQISQ